A section of the Malus sylvestris chromosome 17, drMalSylv7.2, whole genome shotgun sequence genome encodes:
- the LOC126611905 gene encoding calcium uniporter protein 2, mitochondrial-like: protein MFRRFLHKRPLLGNFQKPAIWSLPMGENLMEKLKVMAISQDQIRLDGLAPPEPEPESLPVEKSGLTTEETKKLLRVAQLEAVKSKLREVQKSWVSYSEFVRI from the coding sequence ATGTTCCGGAGGTTCCTTCACAAGAGACCGTTGTTGGGGAATTTCCAGAAGCCAGCGATCTGGTCTTTACCGATGGGGGAAAACCTAATGGAAAAGCTCAAAGTTATGGCCATTAGCCAGGATCAGATCCGATTGGATGGTTTGGCTCCGCCGGAGCCTGAGCCGGAGAGCTTGCCAGTGGAAAAATCAGGATTGACGACGGAGGAAACAAAGAAGCTGCTGAGGGTGGCTCAGCTGGAAGCGGTGAAATCGAAGCTTCGAGAAGTCCAGAAAAGCTGGGTATCGTATTCGGAGTTTGTTCGGATCTGA
- the LOC126612590 gene encoding uncharacterized protein LOC126612590 has protein sequence MAKGGYFLEKVRRCVRTVFFMVAMVASLLVSSLPVLVAIGDMLVPCVLISSFTCVSCYGFKEHLHRYAFKSSLTDIPLVSFIRSLIIICVYSMCDGPALSHGPYLGTVTFCSFVSILLLSIKACLFTVNSQIEAEASSSLSRQKLHLKKSWGMPVLFLSSVVFALGHTVVAYRTSCRARRKLLFHRVDPEAVLSCKNVFSGYQKVPRSPTPSGGRTPKSDSEMRRKPFSTTRDGELPVRVIADIDSLFMTCRGLSLHYKLSLPGSPPRSLSSTVFLEPSSPKMAMGRPKLDRHPLSLLSKGQNHLHRSYSNQFHGSSLYVPLLDGSTVSPVLSEEIPALRLSNAGEEDEGSTLNFGPLNKEMEGSGQFGIVLVHGFGGGVFSWRHVMGTLSRQVGCTVAAFDRPGWGLTSRLRPEDWEDKEMPNPYKLESQVDLLLSFCSEMGFSSVVLVGHDDGGLLALMAAQKVQASVNSFNVTVKGVVLLNVSLSREVVPAFARILLRTSLGKKHLVRPLLRTEITQVVNRRAWYDASKLTTDVLSLYKAPLCLEGWDEALHEIGRLSYETLLSPKNADSLLKAVEDMPVLVIAGAEDALVSLKSSQAMASRLVNSRLVAISGCGHLPHEECPKALLAAMTPFLSRLLGKQDRQSQ, from the exons ATGGCGAAGGGAGGTTACTTCTTGGAGAAGGTTCGGAGATGCGTACGGACGGTGTTCTTCATGGTGGCGATGGTGGCGTCGCTGCTTGTGTCGTCGCTGCCGGTGCTGGTGGCGATAGGGGACATGCTGGTGCCGTGTGTGTTGATATCGAGCTTCACGTGCGTCAGTTGCTACGGATTCAAAGAGCATTTGCATCGATACGCCTTCAAGAGCTCGCTCACCGATATTCCTCTGGTCTCCTTTATCAGATCTCTCATCATTATCT GTGTGTATTCCATGTGCGATGGCCCTGCTCTCTCACACGGTCCATACCTTGGAACTGTGACTTTCTGTTCCTTTGTCtcaattcttcttctttcaatcAAAGCATGTCTTTTCACTGTAAATTCTCAAATAGAGGCTGAAGCTTCGTCTTCCCTCTCAAGGCAGAAGCTCCACTTGAAGAAGTCATGGGGAATGCCTGTCTTGTTTCTCTCATCAGTAGTATTTGCCCTTGGTCATACTGTGGTTGCTTATAGAACAAGTTGCAGAGCAAGGAGGAAGCTCCTTTTTCACCGAGTTGATCCGGAAgct GTCCTTTCATGCAAAAATGTATTCTCTGGCTATCAGAAGGTCCCAAGATCTCCCACACCGTCAGGAGGAAGAACCCCAAAAAGTGACAGTGAAATGAGGCGTAAGCCTTTTTCTACAACTCGAGATGGTGAACTCCCAGTCAGAGTAATTGCAGATATTGACAGCTTATTCATGACGTGCAGGGGGCTTAGTCTTCATTACAAGCTTAGCTTGCCTGGTTCACCACCTCGTTCCTTGTCATCTACTGTGTTTCTTGAACCCAGCTCTCCAAAAATGGCTATGGGGAGGCCAAAACTTGATAGACATCCATTAAGTTTGTTATCAAAAGGCCAAAACCATCTCCACAGGAGCTACAGCAATCAATTTCATGGCTCATCTCTATATGTACCTTTATTGGATGGTTCTACTGTTTCTCCTGTTCTTTCTGAAGAGATTCCTGCCTTGAGACTATCCAATGCTGGCGAAGAGGATGAGGGTAGTACATTAAATTTTGGTCCTCTAAACAAAGAAATGGAAGGAAGTGGCCAGTTTGGTATTGTATTAGTGCATGGCTTTGGGGGAGGAGTCTTTTCATGGAGGCATGTGATGGGGACCCTTTCTCGGCAAGTTGGTTGCACAGTTGCTGCTTTTGATCGCCCTGGTTGGGGCCTAACCTCAAGGCTGCGACCGGAAGATTGGGAGGATAAAGAAATGCCTAATCCTTATAAACTTGAATCTCAG GTTGACctgcttctttctttctgctctGAGATGGGATTTTCCTCAGTGGTGCTTGTTGGTCATGATGATGGAGGCCTTCTGGCTTTGATGGCTGCACAAAAAGTACAAGCATCAGTGAATTCTTTCAAC GTTACAGTCAAAGGCGTAGTATTGTTAAATGTTAGCTTGTCAAGAGAAGTGGTGCCTGCTTTTGCGAGGATACTCTTGAGAACTTCACTTGGGAAAAAGCACCTGGTTCGTCCATTACTGCGAACAGAAATTACACAAGTAGTAAATAGGCGTGCCTGGTATGATGCGTCAAAGTTGACAACGGATGTTTTGAGCCTTTATAAG GCCCCTCTATGTCTAGAAGGATGGGATGAAGCACTCCATGAGATAGGTAGATTGTCATACGAGACACTTCTTTCACCGAAAAATGCAGATTCATTACTGAAGGCAGTTGAAGACATGCCAGTGTTAGTCATCGCAGGCGCTGAGGATGCCCTTGTCTCTCTTAAATCTTCCCAAGCTATGGCTTCCAGACTTGTAAATTCT AGACTAGTAGCGATATCCGGATGTGGCCATCTTCCCCACGAAGAGTGTCCCAAGGCATTACTTGCAGCAATGACACCCTTCTTAAGCAGACTCTTGGGCAAACAAGACAGGCAAAGCCAATAG